The proteins below are encoded in one region of Drosophila santomea strain STO CAGO 1482 chromosome 3R, Prin_Dsan_1.1, whole genome shotgun sequence:
- the LOC120452215 gene encoding myogenesis-regulating glycosidase gives MRFILLSLLLASCCLWEAVHTCASIEQRYKFANSNVYVRLRRGDKLQYELMKGDKSLQTVTFDNFDSSANLVATSSGSYQLTDGQSIVEFTLVTSAVVAGTGSEITHVKVSRDQVPQGSQPRDCFPLKTGTTHWFSGPEQKQHYWPVERQRHSNYSYLPKELDNFGVGERYWLNGDGVFLYVESNTPLFIDQNTAVYPDQLCLSAISALPYDPRVTSAKFVYHVAVAKDAKAAHRYAVKTFLGQPTGYPDERMVMHPVWSTWALYKAEVSDDVVREFAQQILDNGFNNSQLEIDDDWEDCYGALTFRKNKFPNSKNLTDDLKALGFRVTLWIHPFINNNCTAIYDEAKSKGYLVLDHDGSSDTQWWNSQPKDAAILDFTKTEVQEWFSTRLKRLQDEDGIDSFKFDAGETSWLPSDPVLQASSSMVTPLQAVGDYVRTVAAFGDMVEVRSAQNTQDQPIFVRIVDKDSEWGWNNGLLTLISSMLQMNLNGYPFVLPDMIGGNGYYEKPPNKELFLRWLQANVFMPALQFSFVPWNFDDEAIAISKNFTALHATYTPYIMKLFKRAVDSGEPVNVPLWWIAPTDEVAQSIYDEFLLGEDIIAAPVVVEGAIKRDIYLPEGEWKDGNSDQVYTGPTWVMDYAAPLDTLPYFLRVGFTLE, from the exons ATGAGGTTTATTTTACTATCCCTGCTGCTGGCATCCTGCTGCCTCTGGGAGGCGGTTCACACTTGTGCCAGCATCGAGCAGCGCTACAAGTTCGCCAACAGTAATGTCTACGTGCGACTTCGGCGCGGCGATAAGTTGCAGTATGAGCTGATGAAGGGCGACAAATCGCTGCAGACGGTGACCTTCGACAACTTTGACAGCAGCGCCAATCTGGTGGCCACCAGCAGTGGTAGCTACCAGCTCACCGATGGCCAAAGCATCGTGGAGTTCACCCTGGTCACAAGCGCAGTGGTTGCCGGCACTGGCAGCGAGATAACCCATGTGAAAGTATCCCGAGATCAGGTGCCGCAAGGCAGCCAACCCCGGGATTGTTTCCCCCTGAAGACCGGCACGACGCACTGGTTCAGTGGTCCGGAGCAGAAGCAACACTACTGGCCAGTGGAGCGACAGCGGCACAGCAACTACTCCTACCTGCCCAAGGAGCTGGACAACTTTGGTGTGGGCGAACGATATTGGTTGAACGGCGACGGTGTCTTTTTGTATGTGGAGAGCAATACTCCGCTGTTTATTGACCAGAATACGGCTGTCTATCCGGACCAGCTGTGTCTGAGTGCCATCAGTGCTCTGCCCTATGATCCTCGAGTGACCTCCGCCAAATTCGTTTACCACGTGGCTGTGGCCAAGGATGCCAAGGCAGCCCATAGGTATGCCGTAAAAACATTCCTCGGACAACCCACTGGCTACCCCGATGAGCGAATGGTCATGCATCCTGTGTGGTCCACTTGGGCTCTGTACAAGGCCGAGGTATCTGACGATGTGGTCCGTGAGTTTGCCCAACAGATCCTGGATAACGGGTTCAATAACAGCCAATTGGAAATCGACGATGATTGGGAGGATTGCTATGGCGCTTTGACCTTCAGAAAGAATAAGTTCCCCAATAGCAAGAACCTAACGGATGACCTCAAGGCCTTGGGTTTCCGTGTGACCCTGTGGATTCATCCATtcatcaacaacaactgcaCTGCCATTTACGATGAGGCCAAGTCTAAGGGGTATCTGGTGCTCGATCACGACGGAAGCTCCGACACGCAATGGTGGAACAGCCAGCCCAAAGATGCAGCCATTCTGGACTTTACCAAAACGGAGGTACAGGAGTGGTTCAGCACGCGTTTGAAGCGCCTGCAGGATGAGGATGGCATTGATAGCTTCAAGTTTGATGCCGGTGAGACCAGTTGGCTGCCCAGTGATCCCGTGCTCCAGGCCAGCAGTTCCATGGTGACACCACTGCAGGCGGTGGGCGACTACGTGCGCACTGTAGCGGCATTCGGAGACATGGTCGAGGTGCGATCTGCCCAGAACACTCAGGATCAGCCAATCTTCGTGCGCATCGTGGACAAGGACTCCGAGTGGGGATGGAACAACGGTCTGCTCACACTGATCTCTTCCATGCTGCAAATGAACCTCAACGGCTATCCCTTCGTGCTGCCCGATATGATTGGTGGTAATGGCTACTACGAGAAGCCACCAAACAAGGAGCTCTTCCTGCGTTGGCTGCAGGCCAATGTCTTCATGCCCGCCCTGCAGTTCTCCTTCGTCCCCTGGAACTTTGACGACGAGGCCATTGCGATCAGCAAGAACTTCACCGCTCTCCACGCCACCTACACGCCCTACATCATGAAGCTCTTCAAGCGGGCAGTGGATTCTGGTGAACCCGTGAATGTGCCGCTCTGGTGGATCGCACCCACTGACGAGGTGGCGCAGTCTATCTATGATG AGTTCCTTTTGGGCGAAGACATCATCGCGGCGCCCGTTGTGGTTGAGGGCGCCATCAAGCGAGACATTTACCTGCCGGAGGGCGAGTGGAAGGATGGCAACAGCGACCAGGTGTACACTGGACCCACCTGGGTGATGGACTATGCCGCACCCCTGGACACCCTTCCCTACTTTTTGCGCGTGGGCTTCACACTGGAGTAG